TCCTTGGTATAAAATTATTGCTTTATATAATTTATTAGAGAAATTATTTAATATATTTTGGGTATTTTTAACACCAAAAATTAATTCTAAATTATCAAAATGATTTATATATTCCTTTATATATGATTTTCTAAATTGAGATTTTATTGAGAGATTGTCTAAATTTAAATTAGTAAAAAATATCTTTAATTCATCTATATTACAAGCATTTAAGCTATTTATTTTTTCTTCACTTGGTGAAAACAAAATTTTCATATTGCTCCTTTTTTTAAAAAAATTATAACTTACTCTTGACAAATGAAAAATTTTTACATATAATGCCGTCTTTCATTTTTGATTTATGCTGGTTTAGCTCAGTTGGTAGAGCAGCTGCCTTGTAAGCAGCAGGTCGGGGGTTCAAGTCCCTTAACCAGCTCCATTTTATTTTTAGCAGTGTTTGACCAGAACAAAAAAGGCTTTATTTTTATAAATAAAGGTGAGTTACTCAAGTGGCCAACGAGGGCAGACTGTAAATCTGCTGGCTTTGCCTTCCGTGGTTCGAATCCACGACTCACCACCATTATAGATGCGGGAATAGCTCAGTTGGCTAGAGCATCAGCCTTCCAAGCTGAGGGTCGCGAGTTCGAGTCTCGTTTCCCGCTCCAACTTTTTTGCAAGAACTGGGAGCTGTAATTTTTATCGCTTCACAAGTTTTTCCAAAAATAGTTTAAGTTTTAGTGTATTTGTTGTCTAAAGTTATAATTTTTCTGAGCGCTCGTATGGCTCAGAGGTAGAGCACTCCCTTGGTAAGGGAGAGGTCGTGGGTTCAAGTCCCACTATGAGCTCCATTTATTCAAAAAGGTAATAATTTTAGACTAGTAATTAATTTTATTAATACGGAGGAAGTATTATGGCAAAGGAAAAATTCTCACGTAATAAACCACACGTGAATATCGGAACAATTGGTCACGTTGACCACGGTAAAACTACTTTAACTGCTGCTATTTCAGCTGTTTTATCAAGAAAAGGTCTTGCAGAGCTTAAAGATTATGATAATATTGATAATGCTCCAGAAGAAAAAGAAAGAGGTATTACAATTGCTACTTCTCATATTGAGTATGAGACTGAAAATCGTCACTACGCTCACGTAGACTGCCCAGGCCACGCAGACTATGTTAAAAACATGATTACAGGTGCTGCACAAATGGATGGCGCTATTCTTGTTGTTTCAGCAGCAGACGGCCCAATGCCACAAACTAGAGAGCACATTCTATTATCACGCCAAGTTGGTGTTCCATATATCGTAGTATTTATGAACAAAGCTGATATGGTTGATGATGCTGAATTATTAGAGCTAGTTGAAATGGAAATTAGAGAATTATTAAGTTCATATGATTTCCCAGGCGATGACACTCCAATCGTATCTGGTTCAGCTTTACAGGCTTTAGAAGAAGCAAAAGCTGGTAAAGATGGCGAATGGTCAGCTAAAATTTTAGAGTTAATGGCTCAAGTAGATAGCTATATCCCAACTCCAGTTCGTGATACTGACAAAGATTTCTTAATGCCAATTGAAGACGTATTCTCAATTTCAGGTCGTGGTACAGTTGTAACAGGACGTATTGAAAAAGGTATCGTTAAAGTTGGAGATACTATTGAAATCGTTGGTATTAGAGATACTCAAACAACAACAGTTACTGGTGTTGAAATGTTTAGAAAAGAAATGGAGCAAGGTGAAGCTGGTGATAACGTAGGTGTATTACTACGCGGAACAAAAAAAGAAGATGTTATTCGTGGTATGGTTCTTGCTAAACCAAAAACTATTACTCCACATACAGACTTTGAAGCTGAAGTTTATATCTTAACTAAAGAAGAAGGTGGTAGACATACTCCATTCTTTAATAACTATAGACCACAGTTCTATGTAAGAACAACTGACGTTACAGGTTCTATTCAGTTAGCAGAAGGCACAGAAATGGTTATGCCTGGTGATAACGTAAGAATTACTGTATCATTAATTCAACCAGTTGCACTTGAAGAAGGTACTCGTTTTGCTATCCGTGAAGGTGGTAGAACAGTTGGTTCAGGTGTTGTATCAAAAATTATTAAGTAATTTAAATGAGTAGGTTTTTATACCTACTCTAAAAACTAAAAGGAAATGTTATGAGAATTAAAATTGGTTTAAAATGCGAAGAAACAGGCGATATTAATTATAGTACGTTTAAAAATTCAAAGAATACTACTGAAAAGTTAGAACTTAAAAAGTATTGCCCAAGATTAAGAAAACATACAGTTCATAAAGAAGTTAAGTTAAAAAGCTAATTTTAGGGCAATAGCTCCAACGGTAGAGCGCCGGATTCCAAATCCGATGGTTGGGGGTTCGAATCCCTCTTGCCCTGCCAATTAAAGGTTTTAAAATGGAAAAATTAATAAATTATTTTAAGTTATCAAAAGCTGAGTTAGCAAAAGTATTTTTTCCAACTAAAGGACAAGTAAAAAATGCTTTTATTACGGTAGTTGTTGTAGTTACCGTTATTTCTTTATTTTTAGCTTTTGTTGATTTTATTATGTCTTTTTCATTAAAGAGTATTTTATAAGGGCGCGAGATGAATTTTAAATGGTATGCAATTCAGACTTACGCAGGTAGCGAAATGGCTGTAAAAAGAGCTATTGAGAAATTATGTTATGAAAATGGAATTTCTGATAGATTAAAAGAAGTTTTAGTTCCTACAGAAGATGTTATTGAAACAGGTAAGAATGGAAAACAGAAAATTACAGCAAAATGTTTATATTCTAGCTATGTTTTTGCAAACATTGATTTAGATATAGAGTTATGGCATAAAATTCAAAAATTGCCTAAAGTTGGAAGATTTATTGGAGAATCTAAAAAACCTACTCCTTTAAGTGAGAAGGATGTTAATTTGATTTTAGAAAAAGCTAATAATAAAAAAGCTCCAAGACCTAAAATTTTCTTTGAAAATGGAGAAAGCGTTAGGATTACTGAAGGCTCATTTGCGAATTTTACAGGTATTGTAGAAGAATACGATATGGTTAGGGGTACTTTAAAACTTAATGTTTCAATTTTTGGAAGAAGTACGCCAGTTGAAATACTATATTCACAAGTAGAAAAAATTATTTAATAAATTAAGGAGTCATTATGGCTAAAAAAGTTGTTGGGGAAATTAAATTACAAATAGCTGCAACAAAGGCAAATCCATCACCACCAGTAGGACCTGCTTTAGGACAACAAGGTGTTAATATTATGGAATTTTGTAAGGCTTTCAATGAGCGTACAAAAGATATGGCGGGATATAATATTCCAGTAGTTATAACAGTATATGCTGATAAAAGTTTTACATTTATAACAAAACAACCACCTGCTACAGATTTAATTAAAAAAGCTGCAGGTATTTCAAAAGGAACTGATAATCCTTTAAAAAATAAAGTAGGTAAGCTAACAAAAGCTCAAATACTTGAAATTGTTGATAGAAAAATTGCTGACTTAAATACAAAAGATCGTGAGCAAGCTGCTAAGATTATTGCAGGTTCTGCTAGATCAATGGGTGTTGAAGTAGTAGATTAATAAGAACCTAACCGCCGGGTTAAGGCGGAAGCACTTTAAAAAATGCGGAGAAAAATATGGCAAAAAAAGCAAAAAGAATTCAAGAATTATTAAAAAAAGTTGATTTAACAAAAGAATATTCACTAAATGATGGTATTAAAGTTATTAAAACTTTATCATCAGCTAAATTTGATGAAACCGTTGAAATAGCAATGAAATTAAATGTTGATCCAAGACATGCTGATCAAATGGTAAGAGGTTCAGTAGTATTACCAGAAGGAACTGGCAAAAAGGTTCGTGTAGCTGTAATTGCAAAAGATATTAAAGCTGATGAAGCAAAAGCAGCAGGAGCTGATATTGTTGGTGATGATGATTTAGTAGAAGAAATTCAAAAAGGTAATATTAATTTTGATGTATTAATAGCAACTCCAAATTTAATGGGGCTAGTTGGTAAAGTTGGCCGTATTTTAGGACCTAAGGGTTTAATGCCAAATCCTAAAACAGGAACAGTTACTATGGATGTAGCTCAAGCTGTTAAAAATGCTAAATCAGGACAAGTTAATTTTCGTGTAGATAAACAAGGAAATATTCATGCTGGTTTAGGTAAAGTTAGTTTTTCTGAAGAAAAATTATTAAATAACGTTAGTGCTTTTGTAAAAGCAATTAATAAACACAAACCTGCAACTGCAAAAGGTAGATATATTAAGAGTGCAACTCTATCTTTAACAATGAGTCCAGGTTTAAAACTTGAAACTCAAGAATTATTAGATTTAAAATAATTTTTTCTATGAATAGCTATTTTTTAAACTTTTTATGTTAAAAATATAGCTATTCTTTTTCAAATTTTTATTTTAGTTTTTTTGCGTAAAGAATTTAAATAAAAATTTGATTTGTGACAGCCGAGGTTTATTACTTAATTGACTTTTGTCTCTCTGCTTAAATCATAAATCGGAAAGGAGAAACGATGACAAGAAACCAAAAAGAAGAACTAATAGCTAGACTTTCTGATGAATTTACAACAAACAATGCTGTTGTTGTTTGTAATTATAAAGGTATTATTACTAAGCAATTAGAAGTATTACGTGATTCTGCAAGAGTTGCTAATGTTAAAGTAGAAGTTATTAAAAATACTTTAGCTAGTATTGCTTTAGAAAAATCAGGCAAAAATGGTTTAACACTTAAAGATACAAATATTTATCTTTGGGGAGAAGACGCGTTAGCAGTTACAAAAGTAGCAGCTAAATTTGCTGAAAAAAATAATGCGTTTGAAGTTAAGTTTGGTCACATAGATGGTGAAGTTGCAGATGCTAATAAAATTACTGCATTATCTAAAATGCCATCTCGTGAAGAGTTACTTGCTATGTTATTGCAAGTTTGGAATGCGCCGATTCAAAATTTCACAATCGGTTTAAATGCACTTAAAGAAAAAAAAGAACAAGAATAATTTTATAAAGGATAAAAAATGGCAATTACAAAACAAGATGTATTAGAATATATCTCAAATCTAAGTGTTTTAGAACTATCTGAATTAGTTAAAGAATTTGAAGAAAAATTTGGTGTTAGTGCAGCTCCTGTAATGGTTGCTGGTGCTGTAGGTGGTGCTGCAGCTGCTGCTGAAGAAGAAAAAACAGAATTTAACGTTGTGTTAGTAGATTCAGGTGCTAACAAAATTAATGTTATTAAAGTAGTACGTGCATTAACAGGATTAGGCTTAAAAGAAGCTAAAGATGCTGTTGAAGGTACTCCATCAACATTAAAAGAAGGTGTTAGCAAAGCAGATGCTGAAGAAGCTAAAAAACAACTTGAAGAAGCTGGCGCTAAGGTTGAACTTAAATAATTTATTTAGCCCTATTTTTAGGGCTATTTTTGTATTGTGTTGTTTTTACAACAAAACTATTCTTTCAAAACTTACCAAGAGGTACATATATGTTAAATAGCTTACATTCAGGAAACAGATTAAGGGTGGATTTTTCAAACGTTCCACAGCAAATTGAGATTCCAAATCTATTACAATTACAGCAAAAAAGCTTTGATTATTTTTTAAATATTGGTAATGAAGACAGGGAAAGTGGTATAGAAAAAGTTTTTAAATCTTTTTTTCCTGTTAGTGATTCTCAAAATAGATTAAGTTTAGATTACGTATCTTGTGAATTTGTAAAGCCTAAATACACAGTAAGAGAGTGTATGGAAAGAGGTCTTACGTATGCAGCTAACTTGCGTGCAAAAATTCGCTTGACGTTATATGATAGAGATGAAAAAACTGGTGAAAAAATTGGAATTAAAGATATAAAAGAACAAGATATTACTATTCGTGATATACCTTTAATGACAGATAGAGTTTCTTTCGTTATCAATGGGGTTGAAAGAGTAGTTGTAAATCAGCTTCATAGAAGTCCAGGTGTTATTTTTAAAGAAAGCGAAGAAGGTAATAAATTACTTTATTCTAGCCAAATTATACCTGATAGAGGAGCTTGGATTTATTTTGAATTTGATTCAAAAAATATTTTATATGCAAGAATTAATAAAAGAAGAAAATTCCAAGCAACACTTTTATTAAGAGTATTAGGATATAGCAAAGAAGATATTATTCAATTATTTTATCCAATTCAAACAATAACACTAAAAAAACATAAATTCTATACAAAATTTGATATTAATGCTATAGGCGATAGAGTTGAATTTGATTTAATTAATGAAAAAGGTGAAGTTGTTCACGAAGCAGGTAAGAAATTAACTAAAAGAAAAATTAAAGAACTTGAAGAATCAGGTTTAAAATTAATAGAATATCCTGTTGATATTTTAGCTAATCGTCAATTAGCAGAGCCTGTATATGATAAAAATACTGGGGAATTATTATTTGATACTCTTACAATGCTTGATGAAGATAAGCTAATTGCTTTAGTTCATAATGGTAGTGATTTTAAAATAGCTAATGATGTTGGTTCAGGAATTGATGATTCAATGTTAAAAACTCTTCAAAATGATTTAGATATGTTTAAATCATTTAAGCGTTCAGAAAATTATGAAAATGAAGAAGAATTTGCAATAGCTAAAATATTTAGAGTATTAAGACCAGGTGATCCTGTTGTTTTAGAAGCAGCAAAAACTTATATTTTAGATATGTTATTTAACCCTGAAAGATACGATATAACAAGAGTTGGTCGTATGAAAATGAACCATAAATTAGGACTTGATGTTCCTGAATATGTAACCGTTTTAACTAGAGAAGATATAGTAAAAACTATTCAATATCTTTACAGAATTAAATCAGGTCGTGGATATTTAGATGATAGAGACCATTTAGGAAATAGAAGAATTAGAGCTATTGGTGAGTTATTAACTAATGAATTACACATAGGTTTTGCGAAAATTCAAAAAGGCATTAAAGATAAATTAAGCTCAATTACTACTCCTATTGAAGAATTAATGCCAAGTGATTTAGTGAATTCAAAAATGATTACTTCTACACTACTTGATTTCTTTACGGGTGGTCAATTATCACAATTTATGGATCAAACAAATCCACTTAGTGAAGTTACACATAAAAGAAGATTATCGGCTTTAGGTGAGGGTGGTTTAGTAAAAGAAAGAGCAAGTTTTGAAGCTCGTGATGTTCACACAACTCATTATGGAAGAATTTGTCCTGTTGAAACTCCAGAAGGCCAAAATATCGGTCTTATTAACTCGCTTTCAACTTATGCAAAAGTTAATGATTTAGGTTTTGTTGAAGCTCCTTATAGAAAAGTTGTAGATGGTAAAATAAGCGATGAAATCGTGTATTTAACAGCTACTCAAGAAGAAGGAATTTGTATTGCACCAGCTTCTACTAAAGTAGATGAAAATGGAAATATTGTTGATGATTTAATTGAAGCTAGAATAGATGGAGAAACGATACTAGCAAAACGCGAAGATGTAGGACTTATTGACCTTACTTCAGGGGCTATCGTTGGGCTTGCAGCTTCGTTAATTCCTTTCCTAGAACACAATGACGCAAACCGTGCACTAATGGGTTCAAACATGCAACGTCAAGCAGTTCCATTGCTTACTGCTACTGCTCCAATAGTTGGAACAGGTATGGAAAGAGTAGTAGCAAGAGATGCGTGGGAAGCAATCAAAGCTAAGCGTTCAGGTAAAGTAGAAAAAGTTGATAGCAATAATATATTTATATTAGGCGAAGATGATAATGGTTTATATATAGACCATTACAAACTAGAAAAAAACTTAAGAACAAACCAAAATACAACATTTTCTCAAAAACCAATTGTAAGAAAAGGCGATATAGTAAAAGTAGGACAAGTAATTGCAGATGGCCCTTCTATGGATCAAGGAGAGCTTGCTATTGGTAAAAATGCTTTAATTGCATTTATG
This is a stretch of genomic DNA from Campylobacter sp. RM12651. It encodes these proteins:
- the tuf gene encoding elongation factor Tu, whose translation is MAKEKFSRNKPHVNIGTIGHVDHGKTTLTAAISAVLSRKGLAELKDYDNIDNAPEEKERGITIATSHIEYETENRHYAHVDCPGHADYVKNMITGAAQMDGAILVVSAADGPMPQTREHILLSRQVGVPYIVVFMNKADMVDDAELLELVEMEIRELLSSYDFPGDDTPIVSGSALQALEEAKAGKDGEWSAKILELMAQVDSYIPTPVRDTDKDFLMPIEDVFSISGRGTVVTGRIEKGIVKVGDTIEIVGIRDTQTTTVTGVEMFRKEMEQGEAGDNVGVLLRGTKKEDVIRGMVLAKPKTITPHTDFEAEVYILTKEEGGRHTPFFNNYRPQFYVRTTDVTGSIQLAEGTEMVMPGDNVRITVSLIQPVALEEGTRFAIREGGRTVGSGVVSKIIK
- the secE gene encoding preprotein translocase subunit SecE; the protein is MEKLINYFKLSKAELAKVFFPTKGQVKNAFITVVVVVTVISLFLAFVDFIMSFSLKSIL
- the rpoB gene encoding DNA-directed RNA polymerase subunit beta, with protein sequence MLNSLHSGNRLRVDFSNVPQQIEIPNLLQLQQKSFDYFLNIGNEDRESGIEKVFKSFFPVSDSQNRLSLDYVSCEFVKPKYTVRECMERGLTYAANLRAKIRLTLYDRDEKTGEKIGIKDIKEQDITIRDIPLMTDRVSFVINGVERVVVNQLHRSPGVIFKESEEGNKLLYSSQIIPDRGAWIYFEFDSKNILYARINKRRKFQATLLLRVLGYSKEDIIQLFYPIQTITLKKHKFYTKFDINAIGDRVEFDLINEKGEVVHEAGKKLTKRKIKELEESGLKLIEYPVDILANRQLAEPVYDKNTGELLFDTLTMLDEDKLIALVHNGSDFKIANDVGSGIDDSMLKTLQNDLDMFKSFKRSENYENEEEFAIAKIFRVLRPGDPVVLEAAKTYILDMLFNPERYDITRVGRMKMNHKLGLDVPEYVTVLTREDIVKTIQYLYRIKSGRGYLDDRDHLGNRRIRAIGELLTNELHIGFAKIQKGIKDKLSSITTPIEELMPSDLVNSKMITSTLLDFFTGGQLSQFMDQTNPLSEVTHKRRLSALGEGGLVKERASFEARDVHTTHYGRICPVETPEGQNIGLINSLSTYAKVNDLGFVEAPYRKVVDGKISDEIVYLTATQEEGICIAPASTKVDENGNIVDDLIEARIDGETILAKREDVGLIDLTSGAIVGLAASLIPFLEHNDANRALMGSNMQRQAVPLLTATAPIVGTGMERVVARDAWEAIKAKRSGKVEKVDSNNIFILGEDDNGLYIDHYKLEKNLRTNQNTTFSQKPIVRKGDIVKVGQVIADGPSMDQGELAIGKNALIAFMPWNGYNYEDAIVMSEKMIREDAFTSVHVYEKEIEARELKDGVEEITRDIPNVKDEDIAHLDESGIVRIGTHVKPGMILVGKVSPKGEVKPTPEERLLRAIFGEKAGHVVNKSLYAGASVEGVVIDVKVFTKKGHEKDARAKAAQDAERLVLEKDYHDRLLMMDREENLKIAKLLKETPLEKAETIGGTSYKKGEIVKEDDLSNLNRFAIGSIIKAYPKDVQAYYENLKNHFQNEKKALKQEHDEKLEILEKDDILQNGIVKLVKVYIATKRKLKVGDKMAGRHGNKGIVSCIVPEVDMPYLPDGRPVDIVLNPLGVPSRMNIGQILESHLGLVGLRLGEQIQEIFDAKRADFIKELRQKMIDICDISRLMDAKVYLKDMSDDEFIRHARDWSKGVKFGAPVFEGVTAEEFKKLFEMARIDMDGKSELYDGRTGEKMKERVNVGVMYMLKLHHLVDEKVHARSTGPYSLVTQQPVGGKALFGGQRFGEMEVWALEAYGAAHTLREMLTIKSDDIDGRFAAYKALAKGENVTSAGIPETFFVLTNELKSLALDVEIYKEDNDDE
- the rplK gene encoding 50S ribosomal protein L11; its protein translation is MAKKVVGEIKLQIAATKANPSPPVGPALGQQGVNIMEFCKAFNERTKDMAGYNIPVVITVYADKSFTFITKQPPATDLIKKAAGISKGTDNPLKNKVGKLTKAQILEIVDRKIADLNTKDREQAAKIIAGSARSMGVEVVD
- the rpmG gene encoding 50S ribosomal protein L33; the encoded protein is MRIKIGLKCEETGDINYSTFKNSKNTTEKLELKKYCPRLRKHTVHKEVKLKS
- the nusG gene encoding transcription termination/antitermination protein NusG; translated protein: MNFKWYAIQTYAGSEMAVKRAIEKLCYENGISDRLKEVLVPTEDVIETGKNGKQKITAKCLYSSYVFANIDLDIELWHKIQKLPKVGRFIGESKKPTPLSEKDVNLILEKANNKKAPRPKIFFENGESVRITEGSFANFTGIVEEYDMVRGTLKLNVSIFGRSTPVEILYSQVEKII
- the rplJ gene encoding 50S ribosomal protein L10, with the translated sequence MTRNQKEELIARLSDEFTTNNAVVVCNYKGIITKQLEVLRDSARVANVKVEVIKNTLASIALEKSGKNGLTLKDTNIYLWGEDALAVTKVAAKFAEKNNAFEVKFGHIDGEVADANKITALSKMPSREELLAMLLQVWNAPIQNFTIGLNALKEKKEQE
- the rplL gene encoding 50S ribosomal protein L7/L12 codes for the protein MAITKQDVLEYISNLSVLELSELVKEFEEKFGVSAAPVMVAGAVGGAAAAAEEEKTEFNVVLVDSGANKINVIKVVRALTGLGLKEAKDAVEGTPSTLKEGVSKADAEEAKKQLEEAGAKVELK
- the rplA gene encoding 50S ribosomal protein L1 — its product is MAKKAKRIQELLKKVDLTKEYSLNDGIKVIKTLSSAKFDETVEIAMKLNVDPRHADQMVRGSVVLPEGTGKKVRVAVIAKDIKADEAKAAGADIVGDDDLVEEIQKGNINFDVLIATPNLMGLVGKVGRILGPKGLMPNPKTGTVTMDVAQAVKNAKSGQVNFRVDKQGNIHAGLGKVSFSEEKLLNNVSAFVKAINKHKPATAKGRYIKSATLSLTMSPGLKLETQELLDLK